ACCTACCAGCACACACAGGCAAATACTTTCAGCTGGTAGACTAGTTTGAGAGAGTGAGGGCAAAATTCTGTTGGACAAGAAAATTGCCCGGAACAAAGTTATCAACCGactcccatgcttttaaaataactgCTCTGTTCACTTTCGTTCCAGTTTCTCTAAAAAATGTATTCCAACCCCTGATATCGACACCACGAAGCGACTGTTCTCTATGCATGGCATTTGGGGAAGCGCATGTGACATATCCGgccgttgtaggaaagatgcatcgttaaaacactcGTAAGTTCCATCGATATTGGGAAACCAGGGACTGGGCTGTGGATTTAAATCACTAGATTGAATGAATCAGAAACAGGGGATGTTGCATAGCACCATTTAAATTAGGTCtgccaaaaacaaaacatttataccATCAAATGGAAAATAAGTGTTCCTAGGACCCATCAAACACATGATACAGTGGTGTTATAGCCACTTACGCCAACTTGAGGTATTGCACTTTATTCTTAAGACCCAAAGATTGAAGACTGACAAGGTAGTGTTTTTCAAacccaacatttatttttatttgtcataactcgGCAACTTTATGCAGTCTTGGCAGCCTTGGAACGCCtcttcaccaccaccacacgcTTCGGCTCAACAGGATGGCGCTGGCACGACGCAGAGCAGCCTGGGAAAACATAAGACATCACTCAAATGACTCTTCTTTCAACTTTAAGATGTTATTGTTGGATCCATCTTTTACTTGCTAGAAGTCAGACCATAAACCCATTATACAACCTTCAGCCCTATCGGTTTATTCATGTCCACTGCCAGGGCCGGTTTCCTGTACACTAATAACCTGACTACACAGCTCGCGTTGcgtgcgttgcaaaataaatttagaaatctgtattattcaattattgcactcaTACTGCTCGCGTGTGCCAACTAgggtctgcgttgccaagggctaaaatagaagtcagctctatttgtgacgcagatcacgctgcaagtcctgcctctcccatctcctcattggtttacagaagcaggtacccacgtgccgcCATCTCATTGGTTATAACCaggtgggtgactgaaagacgaacgaggtcggtggcggtaatgcacctaatttatgaaagttgccaatcgcaatataaagtccagaGAAGAAAAGGCCTGGGAGGAGAagtgactagaaacgattcgctTGACcgttgtgtgtgtgcattaattgtcggagtacaggaccttgtgcatttcaggtaaaataacaactcaatgtttatatcccaggacaaattagctagcaacagcaagctaaataggacaaattagctagcaagtgcaagctagctaaacTGCCAtaaatgcttttcgacctgtccccaaatttatgtaattggttcagagtttgttttgatattttaacctgttggggataggggggcagtatttgcacgggctggataaaaaaacgtacccgatttaatctggttactactcctacccagtaactagaatatgcatataattattggctttggatagaaaacaccctaaagtttctaaaactgtttgaatggtgtctgtgagtataacagaactcctatggcaggccaaaacctgagaagatttcaagcaggaagtggcctgtctgagaagtagcgtttcatcttggctctttttattgaagactcaggatctgtgcaataacgtgacacttcccacgtcgtccatagggtctcagagcccgggaaaacgttgaacgatatcgaggcaggctctggctgaaacactttatcgctttggcaagtggccactcagtactatgggcttaggcacgtgcccgctcgaccgaatggtttcttttcctttgtctgtttatctaaacgcagattcccggtcggaatattatcgctttttatgagaaaatggcataaaaattgattttaaacagcggttgacatgcttcgaaaaaCGGTaatgaatatttagaattcttttgtcacgaattgcgccatgctcgtcacccttatttagcctttaggatagtgtctagaatgcacgaacaaaacgccgctgctaaacctgctgggtgtctaaatagcaagccctgtgatgccgggctatctactgagaatattgcaaaatgtgctttcaccgaaaagctattttaaaatcggacatatcgagtgcatagaggagttctgcatctataattcttaaaataattgttatgctttttgtgaacgtttatcgtgagtaatttagtaaattcaccggcagtgttcggtgggaatgctagtcacatgctaatgtaaaaagctggtttttgatataaatatgaacttgattgaacaaaacatgcatgtattgtgtaacataatgtcctagggttgtcatctgatgaagatcaaaggttagtgctacatttagctgtggtttgggtttatgtgacattatatgctagcttgaaaaatgggtgtctgattatttctggctgggtactctgctgacataatctaatgttttgctttcgttgtaaagcctttttgaaatcggacagtgtggttagattaacgagagtcttatctttaaaatgctgtaaaatagtcatattttagaaaaattgaagtaatagcatatctaaggatttgaataacgcgccacaggattcaactggctgttgagtagcaagcgtcccacctagcccagagaggttaacctgcgtgtcatgatgGCGTttagtgtggggggacaaaaatacatttatgcacgatgtcGCACACGCGCAgccagtttgggttccgtgtaagccGGAGCTGGACTaaaaaagcactttcaatggagaaCTTCCATTAGACATACTTTAGTCCAGGACAAGGCTCAGGCCTCAATTGAATCAGATTGAGCGTTAACCCACGTTGGCAGACATCGTGGGTTAACGATGTATAGCGGATATTTTGGCGGTGTCTGTGGTGAGCAGCTGCTCGTGTCACAAACCACTACCTTATTATGCCTAACGTGTTAGAAGTTCAAAACAAAGAAAGAAAGTGTATTCTAATGCATGTTTATTTGGATGGGAGTATAATCAGTGTAATCAAGGTGTAGACGATTGAACATCACGCATTTGAGTGTTTGAATGGGATGCACGGGATGTCAGATAAAGTTGGGTGTGGTTTCATGGAAAATACAATGGCAGTGTCCGCAATAAGGAAATGCAaggagccgcttgtggatttgaccaCTAACACAGTTCCACTTCCTACACTGCCAAAACAACCCGCTATGCAGATGTCGGCTAGCACGTATTTGATAGAATCTAGCCCTTTATCCATGTCAGGGAAAATTGGCCCATCATCATCTAAGATGCAAACTTGTGTGGGACTACAGAAGTGTTCAATCCTGGTCCTGAATCCAACAGGGTTTACAGGCTTTTGTGAAAAGCCCGGTTGGTCCCTAGCAAATATTGAAGACCAGTAGAAAAACAAGTGGTTTAGCAGAGTGCTCACCATGCGCAGGTCCTTCCTGTAGTTGTTCTTGCGGATGATGTGCCTCAGGCTGCTCAGAGTGGCACGCGAGTTCTTGTTGATGGTGATCTTCTCATATGAAGTGGCGGGCTTGCGCTGGCCTGAGGAGTAATAATACAAGTCCAAACCCCTCAATTCACATTCTCAGAGTACGCTTTGACCTAAATCAATGACATGTCAGCCATGATCAGGTTCACAGGTACAACAACTACCAATATCTTTACAGCAACACGACGCAGCAAGACAACTAAGGTGATTCACAGAGGTGGATTATCATGACAAGTATTGAAAATCACCATAAACAGGTATGTGGTGGAACTGTACTTGCATTTCCTGGTTGGTATTATGGAGAACCATGTTTACCTGCACGCTTCTTCAGCACGACAACAACACCCTTTCCATCAGCTGCAGGCTGAACACCAACAGTCTTCCTGTGCACCAGCCCGTTGAAACGGAAGGAGTTCTTGGACTTCAGGTTGTTGGGCTCctgttaaacaaatgcaaattacATTTGACTAACAAATCCCATTGAACTTGTTTCTTAAATCCTCAATCGCAGCATTGACAAATCCTGCAGCACGACCCTGCATGGTCAATCCATAtgtacactgaaccaaaatattaACGCATCATGacctgaaataacacaaatgttcCGCACAAAAAGACttatcaaatgttgtgcacaaatttgtttacatccctgttagtgagcatttctcttgtgccaagataatccatccacctgacaggtgttgcatatcaagaagctgattaaacagcatgattattacacaagtgcaccgtgtgctgggaacaataaggACACTAAAATGTGCTATTTTGTCAACACCACAGATGTCTctagttgagggagcatgcaattggcatgctgactacaggaatgtccaccagagctgttgccagaattgTATGTTCATTTCtccttttgttcagtgtacattcaTCTCTTTGTTATGTGAATAAAGAATTAACAGACCATAGACGAATTCTCAACATTTCAACAAACTCAAAGAACATTGACTGTATGCATGACCAAGTTCATGATCCACCAGGTATGTGGGGTACATTTACTAGGACCACTGATTCTTGGCCGTCTCTGTTAGTTGTACTCACGGTGCTGTAAGTCTGTCCATTCCTCTTGATGAGGAAGCTGGAGCAGTTCCTAATGACCATCCACTGCAGATGAGAAGACATGTTGACGAACCTGGGGCAGACAATAAGCGTTAAAGGGATAGCAGATACCCAGTCATTGCGCCATGGCTAGTTAAAATTGGCGCGCGAAAATACCGCACTTCCTCCATACTGGACAGACATTCAAATTGTACCCACGAGTTTATCGGACTCTAGTGAAGTAGATAAacggcctcattgccaaaataccTTTAATACAAGTTAGTCAAGTAACATGGGAATCAAAGGCACATTTTGCAAAAGTTAATTATTCGtttggctaacgttaactaaaAGCCAGGCTATAAAACAGAGCAACTTGGCAGGATCGTTTTGTCACGTTCCTATAGTTGGCAAAAATGTACCCAACTAGTAATTGGCCACCTCTAATTAAATTAGCTAAATAACTAGGATAGGAAGTTAGGTACCTAAATTGCATGAATATGGTCCAGTTGAAGAAGACTGAAGATGGCGTGTTAAGCCCTTCAACTGTTTTCGATTCAAGGGATTTACaatatgcaaaaaatatatagttgACAAACATTAGCTACACCAGATTACAAATGCGGGCGCACGTTGAAGCCCCGTGCTCTTGTATAGGACAAGCAACCACGCCAGCTAACTTTACCTCGTAGTATGGCAGACTGACTTAGTGCCGGCCTAGCAGCAGGCTGACCGATTTGAAGTAGTTAGATTAgaaatgtatataaaaagtaTCGCTACAATCAATATCACACCTATGTAATAAAAACGTACGTTTTTAAACAATTACCAATCTAAACATAGCAGACAGGTCAAATTGTTCCACTTTTTTTAATACGACTACAAGAATACCAAACAACCACGTTACCTGTCAGCGGAAAAAGAGGATAGAAAAGGGCGGAAGCCGCATTACATTGAGTATTTGATAGATCCATGCACGTTGAaatcattttttttctgagaGAAAATCAGAAGATGAATCAGAAGTCAGACAAACGGCAATATTTTCTAAAAATGCGTTTATAAAATCATTTTTGTTTGAATAAAATCTAATATTTAATTTTACAATGtactatttatttaaatgtatgtcGGAGGGACACTTTGACAGAACGGTGTAGTTTGTCTCTTACGTCATCACTGTGCGCCTCTGTTTATCGGTCATGTCTACATGGGTCGAGCTTTCATTAAaagtagttgtttttgcattttaGTTAAGCCTTTTCTAAGCCTAATTATCCCAATCTGCTACGAAAAGTAAATTCTGATAAAAGCAGGATTGCTTCTAGCCATAACCCTGTTTTCTAACCAGAGTCGTTGCTATCAGgtatctctttatgtagtgctgtctcacttgtgatgtgtgttttgaccTATATCGTTTCTAGTCACttcacgttgagactggtgtttttaaGAAGCTTCcccttgagcggacagcttgatgaaacccagttaatattcaggtccccaagaaagtagaccgcTCTGTTTacgtcacatacactatcaagcatttcacacatattatttagatactgactgttaccacttggtggcctatagcaacaccacaAAAGAAAaagctttagatgtgccaagggaacctgcaaccacaacactttaataacacttgacatatgagcttctctaagcattacagggatatggctctgaatatatacagcaacaccccaTAAACATTCCTGTTTCTTCTATAAATGTTATATCTTTGTATTGCTACTGGTGTATTATCAAATTAATTATCttagtgagtctcagaaatggctaatataagaatgttatctgatgttagcaagttactgATTTCCTGAACCttgtttctaaggctacatatactaatatgggctattttcagcccctttcctgggtagcttatcagagatagacataatattgaAAAGAGCAGACAAAGCAAAATTAAAAagatatacattcagcagtccattaatcaattggtgtgtgtgtgtgtgctgcagggtTGATGCTACAAACCCATAGGCTTgactctctcatcccttccaggcttctgggacagagggtggacaatgagcctgtcataagcaatgtccccaagcactctggcagctttcatggctgggatcagttctttcctcttctggcgcacagcttgGAAACCACAGGGGAGAGACTAAAGTATggaacgctgtttgggtctttgtgtgtcaaaaaagatacacaacaaataacactatttgacatgccaaataacacaattctattatagaatTTGCAAGCGCCACCACTATGATCAGTAGTACTGTCAAAGTTGTacaaaaaaaagtctgcaaacaagtaCACACACCGGCATCGATGTGTTTACAATTTTGCGATGGTAATAAGGCATTATTTGTTCGACAGAATGGGAAAAAATCTGTGTGGGAAACATCCGAATGGGAAAACATCTGCCAAGGAAACAGCTACTAttgctggggtccagcaaaattaaggcagtttatacaattttaaaaagatTACAATACATTAACAGATTACACAAGAcaatgtgtgccctcaggccctactccaccacatatctacagttctAAAtccatgtttgtgtgtatgtatgtgtctatgtttgtgttgcttcagagTCCCCGCTATTCCTGAAGGTGTTTATTTTATccgttttttaaatcaaattttactgatgcatcagttacttgatgtggaatagagttccatgtagtcacggctctatgtagtactgtgcgcttcccatagtctgttctggacttggggactgtgtaGAGACCtcttgtttacattttttttttttacattttagtcatttagcagacgctcttatccagagcgacttacagtagtgaatgcatacatttcatgcatatttttttttaaattgtactggccccccgtgggaatcgaacccacaaccctggtgttgcacacaccatgctctaccaactgagccacagggaagacctctTGTGACATGTCTTATGGTGTTTGCataggtgtccgagctgtgtgccagcagtttagacagacagctctgtgtattcaacatgtcaatacttgtcttaaatgcaagtagtgatgaagtcaatctctcctccactttgagccagggaGAGagtaatattagctctctgtgtacattcaaAGGCCAGCCGTGCtgtcctgttctgagccaattgcaattttcctaagttccTTTTGGCGGTACCTGAccccacgactgaacagtagaccaggtgcgacaaaactagagcctgtaggatctgccttgttaatagtgttgttaagaaggtagagcagcgccttattatagacagacttctccccatcttagctactgttgtatcaatatgactgatgattggctgagggAAATTGGTGATAAAAAGATtgtttgttagacttcagtgcgtcttttaacattatcgatcatagtctgctgctgaaaaacatgtgttatggctttacacctgtttttttacctttatttaactaggcaagtcagttaagaacaaattcttatgtacaatgaaggcctaccccggacgacgctgggccaattgtacgccgcccgatgggactcccgatcacagccggttgtgatacagcctgggatcgaaccagggtctgtagtgacacctgccttagaccgctgcgccactcaggttgtatcaatatgttttgaccattacAGTTttcaatccagggttactccaagcagtttagtcacctcaacttgctcaaatgCCACATTATATATTAcatgatttagttgaggtttagagaatgatttgtcccaaatacaatgctcttagtttttgaaatatttagggcaaatttattccttgccacccaccctgaaactaactgcagctctttgttaagcattgcagtcatttcagttgctgtagtagctgacgtgtatagtgttgagtcatccgtatACATACCGCCAgtgtagacacactggctttactcaaagccagtggcatgtcctgattctacctggattgtgttggagaggcttccattaaagaacccaCTCTGtgctctgttagacaggtaactctttatccacaatacagCAGGGGATGTAAgtccataacacatacattttatgTATTGAAGAcatagtattgaagacatctgcaAAGAGGCTCAAAGCTAAATCAGGCTCAGGGACGGGTTTCAGTGACTTGAGGGGGAGAAAGAACCAGTGGAGGCAGCAACAGGTAGTTAGATGGGGGCCTGGTGGGATTGGGCCAGGCACGGCCAGGGTGTCCTCAGTCGTCGTCATAGAGCCTCAGGCCATCCAGAAGGGGAGACAGAAAAAAGTTGGGAGTTAGTGAGAGCATGACTAAGAGCATAGTACACCACATGCACTGGGGGTGGAGAATAATCAATAGTGTTGCTGTGGGCACTGGATAATCTGACTAAAACACAAGTGTTTGACCTCGCTGTGATACTGTAGGTCTACTTATGTTACATTTCTGAGTCAGTTCAGGTAGCATTCATGGTCCTGCATTTGTGTTAACCATGGCAGCCAGCGTTGGAAATAAAGAGATATGCAGAAAGATAATCAGCCTGTTTGTTGATCCTTTCcctttaaatgtatttttcatgCCAGGCCCATCTTATCAAAGAAACACAGTTTATTTCAATCTCAACACACTTAGGAaaaaaaaggtgttatctagaacctaaaatggttcttctgctgttcccacaggagaactctttgaagaatcatttttggttctaggtagaaaccTTTCCACAGaagattctacatggaacccaaaatagttctacctgaaatcaaaaagggttcttctatggggacagccgaagaaccttttatttttttattaagtgTCTGAGTAAACGATGTCGTTTTGTTCTGGTCACATGATAACCTCAATTTTCGGGATTAACAGCGCCACACTCAGGCAGAAAACTGAATGTTCTATTCTCAGCCAGGCCCAGCTTTTCAAAAACACAATTTAATTCTCTCTACTTGAGCAAAATATGTAGTTTTGTTATCACAAATCAGGTTGAGCATCGGTCAGGCAGAAAAATCGGGGTTACATATTTGTTTTGCTTGAGCAAGACTGGCTATAatcggtccgctaatacaggacttGTAACGGCACAGTGCACTGCTTTTGTAAAgaaaaaaattacatttcagaCTTTCCAGGGGGTGttgcagcacccctacttcccacggctatgGTGGTAGAGACAAGCTACCTTCTGGTCATTGAAAAGTCGATTGACGCTGCCTAGTCACACAgtaacaacattttgaatagCTCCCCGTGTTTATGCTATATTTACCGTTTCGTGTAGTGGCTGCAGCTCAATTCACTCTTTCCGCGGATATAAAGCTTGCGCCTATTTCATAACATGGGGCTTGTGAGGTATTTTTCTACACAAGAGGAACCAGACAACAACATACTCACGAAATAGTTGAAAGATGACTCAGGAACACGACAGCGTCGGGTGTTTTGCTCTGACATCACAAAATCTTTACGACAGTCTGTTTTGCCATGTAAAAATGTGGTATTCAacgtgtttctatgggctatagcagTAAAGGCCGAATTCTATGTTTAATCAAATTATATATTTATACCTTCAGGAGgtcctaaaataaaaaaaatcaagtGGCTATATGATACATTATGACCATCTTGAAAtaatatgttagcttagtagatatTGCGATATAAAGGGCTTAGAGACCTGCATTAAACCATTTCCACAGCAGTTTGCATGAGGAAAATGGAAGTTTATGGCAGTCTGAGAAATAAGTA
The sequence above is a segment of the Salmo salar unplaced genomic scaffold, Ssal_v3.1, whole genome shotgun sequence genome. Coding sequences within it:
- the LOC123740024 gene encoding 60S ribosomal protein L28 — protein: MSSHLQWMVIRNCSSFLIKRNGQTYSTEPNNLKSKNSFRFNGLVHRKTVGVQPAADGKGVVVVLKKRAGQRKPATSYEKITINKNSRATLSSLRHIIRKNNYRKDLRMAALRRASAILLSRSVWWW